One Halalkalicoccus sp. NIPERK01 genomic region harbors:
- a CDS encoding ATP-NAD kinase has product MGSLPGGSAVTVHVVGTAERVVETIEAAGHPVRTAVPADVVEENPSVVVTVGERALLAVARERPAVPILPVDTDIGPGSADRRAILAALAGDATEHTHPILSVSIDGESTASAFMDVTLVTTEPARISEYAVDHADERVAAFRADGVVVATPAGSHGYAAAAGGPTLAPTAEALCVVPIAPFHTQATRWVLDTSALGLSVLRDEGEVSLLVDDTEYGVVDPDQRVRLAVDGHVRTLRL; this is encoded by the coding sequence GTGGGATCGCTCCCGGGTGGGTCGGCGGTGACGGTCCATGTCGTCGGAACCGCCGAGCGGGTGGTCGAGACGATCGAGGCCGCAGGGCATCCGGTCCGGACGGCGGTGCCGGCGGACGTGGTGGAGGAAAACCCCTCGGTCGTCGTCACCGTCGGCGAGCGCGCGCTGCTTGCGGTCGCACGCGAGCGCCCGGCCGTACCGATCCTCCCAGTCGATACGGACATCGGTCCCGGGAGCGCCGACCGGAGGGCGATCCTCGCCGCCCTCGCCGGCGACGCGACCGAACACACCCACCCGATCCTCTCGGTCTCCATCGATGGCGAGTCGACCGCCAGCGCGTTCATGGACGTGACCCTCGTCACCACCGAACCGGCGCGGATCTCGGAGTACGCCGTCGACCACGCCGACGAGCGGGTGGCGGCGTTCCGCGCCGACGGCGTCGTGGTCGCGACGCCCGCCGGGAGCCACGGATACGCCGCCGCCGCGGGCGGACCGACGCTCGCTCCGACGGCGGAGGCGCTCTGTGTCGTGCCGATCGCCCCGTTCCACACCCAGGCCACCCGCTGGGTACTCGATACGAGCGCGCTGGGGCTGTCGGTGCTGCGCGACGAGGGGGAGGTCTCGTTGCTTGTCGACGACACGGAGTACGGCGTCGTCGACCCCGATCAGCGTG
- a CDS encoding M28 family peptidase has protein sequence MTDWIGKTFTSTVGRDHLEALVDLENRMAGTEGERRGAELTRDALAEAGARNARLEEFPIQGWVRGDSEIRADGTVQACIALPRSPSEEAAGELIDLGYGLPEDFEEADIEGRVVMVRSDVPEYFDRYIHRREKYYYAVAGGASAFVYRNHVEGCLPPTGSVGTPEEPIGDIPAVGVSSEVGARLARRFDGREVSIAVEAEIDEARSQNVHAEMGPDTDEAVLVTGHVDAHDIAEGASDNGAGTAMVIEIANALSERSDELETRVEFVVYGAEEVGLVGSDHHAANADHGSIEAIVNSDGVVRGRTLEFYTHGFSELEAAAERVADRFDHPVKTVPRMGPHSDHWPFAQWGVPGYHVMSDTGELGRGWGHTFADTIEKVDVRDLREQAVVLTELVVDLAREGTTIEHRAPEEIAAALEDEGQAAGMKVIGDWPYGE, from the coding sequence ATGACAGACTGGATAGGAAAGACGTTCACCAGCACAGTGGGTCGGGACCACCTTGAGGCCCTCGTCGACCTCGAGAACCGGATGGCGGGCACCGAGGGCGAGCGTCGCGGCGCGGAACTGACCCGCGACGCGCTCGCGGAGGCGGGCGCGCGAAACGCCCGCCTGGAGGAGTTCCCGATTCAGGGCTGGGTTCGGGGCGACAGCGAGATCCGGGCCGACGGGACCGTCCAGGCCTGTATCGCACTCCCCCGGAGCCCCAGCGAGGAGGCCGCCGGCGAACTGATCGATCTCGGGTATGGTCTGCCCGAGGACTTCGAGGAGGCGGACATCGAGGGGAGGGTCGTGATGGTCCGAAGCGACGTCCCCGAGTACTTCGACCGGTACATCCACCGCCGCGAGAAGTACTACTACGCCGTCGCGGGCGGGGCAAGCGCCTTCGTCTACCGCAACCACGTCGAGGGCTGTCTCCCGCCGACGGGAAGCGTCGGCACGCCCGAGGAGCCCATCGGCGATATCCCCGCGGTCGGCGTGAGCAGCGAGGTCGGCGCGCGCCTCGCACGGCGGTTCGACGGCCGGGAGGTCTCGATCGCAGTCGAGGCCGAGATCGACGAGGCGAGGAGTCAGAACGTCCACGCCGAGATGGGCCCCGACACCGACGAGGCCGTGTTGGTGACGGGCCACGTCGACGCCCACGACATCGCGGAGGGCGCGAGCGACAACGGCGCGGGCACGGCGATGGTGATCGAGATCGCGAACGCGCTCTCCGAGCGGTCGGACGAACTCGAAACGAGAGTCGAGTTCGTCGTCTACGGCGCGGAGGAGGTGGGGTTGGTGGGATCGGATCACCACGCCGCGAACGCCGATCACGGGTCGATCGAGGCGATCGTCAACAGCGACGGGGTCGTCCGCGGGCGCACGCTGGAGTTCTACACGCACGGCTTTTCCGAACTCGAAGCGGCCGCAGAGCGGGTCGCAGACCGGTTCGACCACCCGGTGAAGACGGTTCCACGGATGGGGCCACACAGCGACCACTGGCCGTTCGCCCAGTGGGGGGTGCCGGGCTATCACGTCATGAGCGACACCGGCGAACTGGGTCGCGGGTGGGGCCACACCTTCGCCGACACCATAGAGAAGGTCGACGTGCGCGACCTGCGCGAGCAGGCGGTCGTGCTGACCGAACTCGTGGTCGACCTCGCCCGCGAGGGGACGACGATCGAGCACCGCGCCCCCGAGGAGATCGCGGCGGCGCTCGAAGACGAGGGCCAGGCGGCGGGCATGAAGGTCATCGGCGACTGGCCTTACGGCGAGTGA
- the rocF gene encoding arginase — MRERVRVIGAPLDYGADRRGVDMGPSAIRYAGLADELAASGRTSIDRGDLEVPRAEERDPDAETPPSGSAKFVKEVRDVCERLADEVADGLANGEFPLVLGGDHSIAIGSMQGSSRNAEVGVLWFDAHGDFNTPETSPSGNVHGMPLAAALGHGSFADTDWANASIDPENVALVGLRSIDEKERVAIRESPVTAYTMSDIDERGITAVTEAAIEVASGAADGIHVSLDLDWLDPKEAPGVGTPVRGGVTYREAHTALEIVANSGALRSLEVVEVNPILDSENETASLAVELAASALGKRIL, encoded by the coding sequence ATGAGAGAACGGGTCAGAGTCATCGGTGCGCCGCTGGACTACGGCGCGGATCGCCGGGGAGTGGACATGGGACCGTCGGCGATCCGGTACGCGGGACTCGCCGACGAACTCGCCGCGAGCGGGCGGACCTCGATCGACCGGGGCGATCTGGAGGTCCCACGCGCGGAGGAGCGCGATCCGGACGCCGAGACGCCCCCGAGCGGATCGGCGAAGTTCGTAAAGGAGGTCCGGGACGTCTGCGAACGGCTCGCCGACGAGGTCGCCGACGGCCTCGCCAACGGGGAGTTCCCGCTCGTCCTCGGCGGCGATCACTCGATCGCGATCGGGTCCATGCAGGGATCGAGTCGTAACGCCGAGGTCGGCGTCCTGTGGTTCGACGCCCACGGCGATTTCAACACGCCCGAGACCTCCCCCAGCGGCAACGTCCACGGGATGCCGCTGGCCGCCGCGCTCGGCCACGGCTCCTTTGCCGACACCGACTGGGCCAACGCCTCGATCGACCCCGAGAACGTCGCGCTCGTCGGGCTTCGAAGCATCGACGAGAAGGAACGCGTCGCGATCCGCGAGAGCCCCGTCACCGCCTACACGATGTCCGACATCGACGAGCGGGGGATCACGGCCGTCACCGAGGCGGCGATCGAGGTCGCGAGCGGGGCCGCCGACGGGATCCACGTCAGCCTCGACCTCGACTGGCTCGACCCCAAGGAAGCCCCCGGCGTCGGCACGCCCGTCCGCGGGGGCGTCACCTACCGCGAGGCCCACACCGCCCTCGAGATCGTCGCCAACAGCGGGGCGTTGCGCTCGCTCGAGGTCGTCGAGGTCAACCCGATCCTCGACTCCGAGAACGAGACGGCGAGCCTCGCGGTCGAACTCGCCGCGAGCGCGCTCGGGAAACGCATCTTGTAA
- a CDS encoding Rrf2 family transcriptional regulator, producing the protein MSSIELTPSQKTILTALINLHREAEDAVKGEDIAEEVDRNPGTIRNQMQSLKALQLVEGVPGPKGGYKPTATAYEALDVQQMDEPAAVPLEHNGEPVEDVNVEEIDLSSVHHPELCRAEIHIQGSVREYHEGDSVTVGPTPLSRLVIEGTVDGKDDTNNILILQIDDMRAPADDAGH; encoded by the coding sequence ATGTCATCGATCGAACTCACGCCGAGTCAGAAAACCATCCTCACCGCGTTGATCAACCTCCACCGGGAGGCCGAGGACGCGGTCAAGGGCGAGGACATCGCCGAGGAGGTAGATCGGAACCCGGGAACGATCAGAAACCAGATGCAGAGCCTGAAGGCGCTCCAACTGGTCGAGGGCGTCCCCGGGCCGAAGGGCGGCTACAAGCCGACCGCGACCGCCTACGAGGCGCTCGACGTCCAGCAGATGGACGAACCCGCGGCGGTCCCCCTGGAGCACAACGGCGAACCCGTAGAGGACGTGAACGTCGAGGAGATCGACCTCTCGAGCGTTCACCACCCCGAACTCTGCCGGGCGGAGATCCACATCCAGGGGTCGGTACGGGAGTACCACGAGGGCGACTCCGTGACCGTCGGCCCGACGCCGCTCTCGCGGCTCGTCATCGAGGGGACCGTCGACGGCAAGGACGACACGAACAACATCCTCATCCTGCAGATCGACGACATGCGGGCGCCGGCCGACGACGCCGGCCACTGA
- a CDS encoding NAD(P)/FAD-dependent oxidoreductase, which produces MTEQVVVLGAGYAGAGAIPELENELSDAQVTWISDTDYHLVLHESHRVIRDPSVKDHVTIPVEEIKSPATRFIEGEVTDLDTDDRVVSLADGTAIDYDYVLVALGSSTAYYGIPGLDEHSLTLKSLDDALAIHEAVKTAARDATREEPAQVAIGGAGLSGIQAAGEVAEFRDKHNAPIEISLIEALPEIMPGQDPELQGAVKKRLLDKDVEILTDDPITEADAETIQFDEGEPLAYDVFVWTGGISGRECLENANVEKEHNRIVAESTFRTDDERVFAIGDSAIVDQGETPAPPTAQAAWQAAELVGENIARASEGRPLKTWTYEDKGTLISIGDEAVAHGIKPIPINTFGWVGAETLKKAVAARWIADVSSPKRAKRAWKHL; this is translated from the coding sequence ATGACAGAGCAGGTCGTCGTGCTCGGGGCGGGCTACGCCGGTGCGGGAGCGATCCCCGAACTCGAAAACGAGCTGAGCGACGCACAGGTCACGTGGATCTCCGATACCGACTATCACCTCGTCCTCCACGAGTCCCACCGCGTGATTCGCGATCCGTCGGTGAAAGATCACGTCACGATCCCGGTCGAGGAGATCAAATCTCCCGCCACGCGCTTCATCGAGGGCGAGGTCACGGATCTCGACACCGACGACCGCGTCGTCTCGCTCGCCGACGGCACCGCGATCGACTACGACTACGTGCTCGTCGCGCTCGGCTCGTCGACGGCCTACTACGGCATTCCCGGCCTCGACGAACACTCGCTCACCCTGAAGAGCCTCGACGACGCGCTGGCGATCCACGAGGCGGTCAAGACCGCGGCGCGCGACGCGACCCGCGAGGAACCCGCACAGGTCGCCATCGGCGGCGCGGGTCTCTCCGGCATCCAAGCCGCCGGCGAGGTCGCGGAGTTCCGCGATAAGCACAACGCGCCGATCGAGATCTCGTTGATCGAGGCGCTTCCGGAGATCATGCCCGGGCAGGACCCCGAACTCCAGGGCGCGGTCAAAAAGCGCCTGCTCGATAAGGACGTCGAGATCCTCACCGACGACCCCATCACCGAGGCCGACGCCGAGACCATCCAGTTCGACGAGGGCGAACCCCTCGCGTACGACGTCTTCGTCTGGACCGGCGGCATCAGCGGCCGGGAGTGTCTCGAGAACGCGAACGTCGAGAAGGAGCACAACCGCATCGTCGCCGAGTCGACGTTCCGGACCGACGACGAGCGCGTCTTCGCCATCGGCGATTCGGCGATCGTCGACCAGGGCGAGACCCCCGCGCCGCCGACCGCACAGGCCGCCTGGCAGGCCGCTGAACTCGTCGGCGAGAACATCGCCCGCGCGAGCGAGGGCCGCCCCCTGAAGACCTGGACCTACGAGGACAAGGGGACGCTTATCTCCATCGGGGACGAGGCCGTCGCCCACGGGATCAAGCCGATCCCGATCAACACCTTCGGCTGGGTGGGCGCCGAAACCCTCAAAAAGGCCGTCGCCGCCCGCTGGATCGCGGACGTCTCCTCGCCTAAGCGCGCGAAGCGCGCCTGGAAGCACCTTTAG
- a CDS encoding nucleoside phosphorylase → MPADDSEDPNEEVQYHIEVGPEDVASSVLLPGNPERVGKITEFWDESDEKGHHREYRTLTGRYDEVPISVTSTGIGGPSAAIAVEELARVGADTFIRVGSCGAIQEGMDVGDLVITTGAVRQEGTSDEYVREDYPASADHEVVCALVAAAERLGYDYHTGITMSADSFYAGQGRPGFEGFEAAGSDDLVEDLREANVKNIEMEASAILTIANVYGLRAGAICSVYANRITGEFRTEGERRASETASLAVKLLARMDEVKAEAGAGRWHAGLSLE, encoded by the coding sequence ATGCCAGCCGACGACAGCGAGGACCCGAACGAGGAGGTACAGTACCACATCGAGGTCGGTCCCGAGGACGTCGCGTCCTCTGTATTGCTCCCGGGCAACCCCGAGCGCGTCGGGAAGATAACTGAGTTCTGGGACGAGTCGGACGAGAAGGGCCATCACCGCGAGTACCGCACCCTGACGGGGCGATACGACGAAGTTCCCATCTCGGTGACCTCGACGGGGATCGGCGGGCCCTCCGCAGCGATCGCCGTCGAGGAACTCGCCCGGGTCGGCGCCGACACGTTCATCCGGGTCGGGTCGTGTGGCGCGATCCAGGAGGGAATGGACGTCGGGGACCTCGTGATCACGACGGGCGCGGTTCGACAGGAGGGGACCAGCGACGAGTACGTCCGCGAGGACTACCCCGCGAGCGCCGACCACGAGGTGGTCTGTGCGCTCGTCGCGGCCGCCGAACGGCTGGGCTACGACTACCACACCGGGATCACGATGAGCGCCGACTCCTTCTACGCGGGGCAGGGCCGCCCCGGATTCGAGGGGTTCGAGGCCGCCGGTTCCGACGACCTCGTCGAAGATCTCAGGGAAGCGAACGTGAAGAACATCGAGATGGAGGCCAGCGCGATCCTGACGATCGCGAACGTCTACGGCTTGCGTGCAGGTGCGATCTGTTCGGTCTACGCCAACCGGATCACCGGCGAGTTCCGGACGGAGGGCGAACGGCGCGCGAGCGAGACGGCCTCGCTCGCGGTGAAGCTACTGGCGCGGATGGACGAGGTGAAGGCGGAGGCCGGCGCAGGGCGGTGGCACGCGGGGCTGAGCCTAGAATGA
- a CDS encoding 3-keto-5-aminohexanoate cleavage protein, with protein sequence MSYGDYLEGNPLIVTVAPTGGVHGKEAHPDLPETPGEVAETAAACEAAGAAVIHLHARRENGERSFSRDRFQELTAAVREATDDVVIQHSTGGTGVPVEDRLEPLRTEPVPEMASLDMGPVNRYHHLTSENPRGTVDALHAEMRERGIKPEMEVFNPGHLNEVEAFLDRAEVESPPYLGVLYGGGTLTPAHPRNVQNVVDNLPEGARFNTLAMGRHQLPLTTMSILLGGHVRVGFEDNLYVRAGERATSNAQLVERTREIAELLGRPVATPAQTREILDIE encoded by the coding sequence ATGAGCTATGGCGACTACCTGGAGGGGAACCCGTTGATCGTCACCGTCGCGCCGACGGGCGGCGTCCACGGCAAGGAAGCGCATCCCGACCTGCCCGAGACGCCCGGGGAGGTCGCCGAAACCGCGGCGGCCTGCGAGGCCGCGGGGGCGGCGGTGATCCACCTCCATGCCCGCCGGGAGAACGGCGAACGGTCGTTCTCGCGCGATCGGTTTCAGGAGCTGACCGCCGCGGTCCGCGAGGCGACCGACGACGTCGTGATCCAGCACTCGACCGGCGGGACCGGCGTCCCCGTCGAGGATCGCCTGGAGCCGCTTCGGACGGAGCCCGTTCCCGAAATGGCGTCGCTCGACATGGGCCCCGTAAACCGATATCACCACCTGACGAGCGAGAATCCCCGCGGAACCGTCGATGCGCTGCACGCGGAGATGCGAGAGCGAGGAATCAAACCCGAGATGGAGGTGTTCAATCCGGGTCACCTGAACGAAGTCGAGGCGTTTCTCGACCGTGCGGAGGTCGAGTCACCGCCGTATCTCGGTGTCCTCTACGGCGGCGGGACCCTCACCCCCGCCCACCCGCGCAACGTCCAGAACGTCGTCGACAACCTGCCCGAGGGCGCGCGGTTCAACACGCTCGCGATGGGGCGCCACCAGTTGCCGCTGACGACCATGAGTATTCTTCTCGGTGGACACGTCCGCGTGGGCTTCGAGGACAACCTCTACGTGCGTGCGGGTGAACGTGCGACGAGCAACGCCCAACTGGTCGAGCGCACCCGGGAGATCGCCGAACTGTTGGGGCGGCCGGTCGCGACGCCCGCGCAAACGCGCGAGATCCTCGACATCGAATGA
- the cdd gene encoding cytidine deaminase: protein MKTEDLVQAAREAHAHAHVPYSEYRVGAAIETVDGTVFTGCNIENANYSNSLHAEEVAISQAIATGHREFSRLAVSSDRRDGVTPCGMCRQTLAEFCDEEFPVVCDRGDDWEAYTLGELLPDTITQQHLE from the coding sequence ATGAAAACGGAGGACCTCGTGCAGGCGGCCCGAGAGGCGCACGCCCACGCCCACGTCCCCTACTCGGAGTACCGGGTGGGGGCGGCCATCGAGACCGTCGACGGCACCGTCTTCACCGGCTGTAACATCGAGAACGCGAACTACTCCAACAGCCTCCACGCCGAGGAGGTCGCCATCTCGCAGGCGATCGCCACGGGCCACCGCGAGTTCTCGCGACTGGCCGTGAGTTCCGACCGGCGCGACGGCGTCACGCCCTGTGGGATGTGCAGACAGACGCTCGCGGAGTTCTGCGACGAGGAGTTCCCGGTCGTCTGCGACCGCGGCGACGACTGGGAGGCGTACACGCTCGGGGAGCTCCTGCCCGACACGATCACCCAGCAACACCTCGAATAG
- a CDS encoding phosphomannomutase → MIRFGTAGIRGPAREKVTPFVCLAVGQAVGEAGTTIVLGRDGRETGPALADAMAAGLESAGTTVIRLGVVPTPTLAFASQGRHGVMLTASHNPPADNGIKLFRDGVEYDRDAETEVETALEAGTHPTEWDAWGESITRDVLDRYRRAVVGFTREFVGGAEGLQVAVDCGNGMAGLATPQVLTSLDAAVTTLNANVDGRFPGRGSKPTPETLADLRAFVADGSHGMGIGHDGDADRIVIVDSSGDVVHEDTVLAILAERYTRESASPDPVVVTTPNASARIDERVEASGGRVERVRLGALHEGVARVRESGGDVVFAAEPWKHIHPGFGGWIDGVASAAVLAGLVAEADGIGPLREPITERPYRKVAVECPDERKERAMERLETALPAAFPDAAVDTAYGVRLEWPDGSWILVRPSGTEPYVRLYAESEGVETLIEEATAVIESAVDEQAL, encoded by the coding sequence ATGATCCGCTTCGGAACCGCGGGTATCCGCGGGCCCGCTCGCGAGAAAGTGACGCCGTTCGTCTGTCTCGCCGTCGGACAGGCGGTGGGCGAGGCGGGAACGACGATCGTCCTCGGACGCGACGGGCGCGAGACCGGCCCCGCGCTCGCCGACGCGATGGCCGCCGGCCTCGAGAGCGCCGGCACGACCGTGATTCGCCTCGGCGTCGTCCCGACCCCGACGCTGGCGTTCGCCTCGCAGGGTCGCCACGGCGTGATGCTCACCGCCTCGCACAACCCGCCCGCGGACAACGGGATCAAGCTGTTTCGCGACGGCGTCGAGTACGACCGCGACGCCGAGACGGAGGTCGAGACCGCCCTCGAGGCCGGGACGCACCCGACCGAGTGGGACGCGTGGGGGGAGTCGATCACGCGGGACGTCCTCGATCGCTATCGACGCGCGGTCGTCGGGTTCACCCGCGAGTTCGTGGGGGGCGCGGAGGGCCTGCAGGTCGCCGTCGACTGCGGCAACGGGATGGCGGGCCTCGCGACCCCGCAGGTGTTGACGAGCCTCGACGCCGCGGTCACGACGCTGAACGCGAACGTCGACGGCCGTTTCCCCGGGCGGGGGAGCAAGCCGACCCCCGAGACGCTCGCCGACCTCCGGGCGTTCGTCGCCGACGGTTCCCACGGGATGGGGATCGGTCACGACGGCGACGCCGATCGGATCGTGATCGTCGACTCCTCGGGGGACGTGGTCCACGAGGACACCGTACTGGCGATCCTCGCCGAGCGCTACACGCGCGAGAGCGCCTCGCCCGACCCCGTCGTGGTGACGACGCCGAACGCCTCCGCGCGGATCGACGAGCGCGTCGAGGCGTCGGGCGGGCGGGTCGAGCGCGTCCGACTGGGCGCGCTCCACGAGGGGGTCGCGCGCGTCCGGGAGTCGGGCGGCGACGTCGTCTTCGCCGCCGAGCCGTGGAAACACATCCACCCCGGATTCGGCGGGTGGATCGACGGCGTCGCCAGCGCGGCCGTCCTCGCGGGACTGGTCGCCGAGGCCGACGGGATCGGTCCCCTAAGGGAGCCGATCACCGAACGGCCCTACCGGAAGGTCGCCGTCGAGTGTCCCGACGAACGCAAGGAGCGGGCGATGGAGCGCCTCGAAACGGCGCTTCCGGCGGCGTTCCCCGACGCCGCGGTCGATACGGCCTACGGCGTGCGCCTCGAGTGGCCCGACGGCTCGTGGATCCTCGTCCGGCCCAGCGGGACCGAACCCTACGTCAGGCTGTACGCCGAAAGCGAGGGCGTCGAGACGCTGATCGAGGAGGCCACCGCGGTCATCGAGTCGGCGGTCGACGAGCAGGCTTTATAA
- a CDS encoding DUF5793 family protein encodes MRRDYFTLDVRGIDWVEEGGSPATPTVVIDFEGPADELEARLTGFDDELLSAAQTDVALRLQGDVDDDGVTGVVSVTNRVTGDFVLELNEQASDVLRFIRAARAYGKEADSDERYRVIIRIDGEDLTIYGKSTFLVYDREGHLLRQHSLIPSGVEL; translated from the coding sequence ATGAGGCGCGATTACTTTACGCTCGATGTTCGCGGGATCGACTGGGTCGAGGAGGGGGGCTCGCCGGCGACGCCGACCGTCGTCATCGATTTCGAGGGCCCAGCCGACGAGCTCGAAGCGCGCCTGACGGGGTTCGACGACGAACTCCTCTCGGCGGCACAGACCGACGTCGCACTCAGGCTTCAGGGAGACGTCGACGACGACGGGGTGACGGGCGTGGTGAGCGTCACGAACCGCGTCACCGGGGACTTCGTCCTCGAACTCAACGAGCAGGCGAGCGACGTTCTGCGGTTCATCCGCGCGGCACGGGCCTACGGGAAGGAGGCCGACTCCGACGAGCGCTACCGGGTGATCATCCGGATCGACGGCGAGGACCTCACCATCTACGGGAAATCGACGTTTCTGGTCTACGACCGGGAGGGCCACCTGCTCCGCCAGCACAGCCTGATCCCCAGCGGCGTCGAACTCTGA
- a CDS encoding class I SAM-dependent methyltransferase, with translation MDESRRVRETYDRIAAHFASTREHPWPEVEAFLDDRSGAFGLDVGCANGRHAELLAARTDRAVGMDVSRGLLGEARDRARTRGFAVDLVQGDAAGLPIRSRRVDLALYVATIHHLRDRETRVRSLDELARVLAPDGRALVSAWSTAHDRFDSESGFDTTISWTLPGGETVPRFYHIYAPEEFRADVANSALAIEAFEVSSGNCYATVRREQ, from the coding sequence ATGGACGAATCGCGGCGCGTCCGCGAGACCTACGACCGGATCGCGGCCCACTTCGCGAGTACCCGCGAGCATCCCTGGCCCGAGGTCGAGGCGTTCCTCGACGACCGCTCGGGCGCGTTCGGACTCGACGTCGGCTGTGCGAACGGGCGGCACGCCGAACTGCTCGCCGCCCGCACCGACCGCGCCGTCGGGATGGACGTGAGCCGTGGCCTCCTCGGCGAGGCCCGCGACCGGGCGCGAACGCGGGGCTTCGCCGTCGACCTCGTTCAGGGGGACGCCGCGGGCCTTCCGATCCGCTCGCGAAGGGTGGACCTCGCGCTCTACGTCGCGACGATCCACCACCTGCGCGACCGCGAGACGCGGGTGCGCAGCCTCGACGAACTCGCACGCGTGCTCGCGCCGGACGGCCGGGCGCTGGTCAGCGCGTGGAGCACCGCCCACGACCGGTTCGACTCGGAATCGGGGTTCGACACCACGATCTCGTGGACCCTGCCGGGCGGCGAGACGGTGCCCCGATTCTATCACATCTACGCGCCGGAGGAGTTCCGCGCGGATGTCGCGAACAGCGCGCTCGCAATCGAGGCATTCGAGGTCTCCAGCGGGAACTGCTACGCGACGGTGCGAAGAGAACAGTAA